One Phycisphaerae bacterium RAS2 DNA window includes the following coding sequences:
- the ydjH gene encoding putative sugar kinase YdjH: MSLLVTGTIGIDTVETPHGKAADVLGGSAVYFSFAASLLSPVRLVGAVGDDFPDAFRAMFAGKPIDTSGLETRAGSKTFRWAGKYVGDMNSAQTLRTDLNIVAEAPPKIPEPFRDSKFVFLANTHPAVQREFVSQLRKPELIVCDTMNLWIDTARDDLLKTFQCVHGVIFNDGEARLLTGKTSVLDAGRDVLAMGPKLVVIKKGEHGAVAMTRDDFIVLPAYPTDRVKDPTGAGDSFAGGLMGYLASTGRTDHAALKAAMAHGACAASITIEAFSLDAIRAAAPAELKQRLERLRKMLTIE; encoded by the coding sequence ATGTCCCTTCTCGTCACCGGAACCATCGGCATCGACACCGTTGAAACTCCCCACGGCAAAGCCGCTGACGTGCTCGGCGGGTCAGCCGTTTACTTCTCCTTCGCAGCGAGCCTGCTTTCGCCCGTCCGCCTTGTCGGCGCGGTCGGCGATGATTTCCCGGATGCCTTTCGGGCCATGTTCGCGGGCAAGCCGATCGACACGTCGGGACTGGAGACGCGGGCCGGCTCGAAAACGTTTCGCTGGGCCGGCAAGTATGTCGGCGACATGAACAGCGCCCAGACGCTTCGCACCGACCTGAACATCGTCGCCGAGGCCCCGCCCAAAATCCCCGAGCCATTTCGGGATTCGAAGTTCGTCTTTCTCGCCAACACGCACCCGGCCGTCCAGCGCGAGTTCGTCTCGCAGCTTCGCAAGCCGGAGCTGATCGTCTGCGACACGATGAACCTGTGGATCGACACGGCGCGGGATGACCTACTCAAGACCTTCCAATGCGTGCACGGCGTCATCTTCAACGACGGCGAGGCACGACTGCTGACCGGCAAGACAAGCGTGCTCGATGCCGGGCGCGACGTTCTCGCGATGGGGCCGAAACTGGTGGTGATCAAGAAGGGTGAGCACGGCGCGGTCGCGATGACACGCGACGATTTCATCGTTCTGCCGGCCTACCCGACCGACCGCGTGAAGGACCCGACCGGCGCGGGCGACAGTTTCGCCGGCGGACTCATGGGCTACCTCGCCTCGACCGGCCGCACCGATCACGCCGCATTGAAGGCCGCCATGGCGCATGGCGCCTGCGCGGCGTCGATTACGATTGAGGCCTTTTCGCTTGATGCGATTCGCGCGGCCGCGCCCGCCGAACTCAAGCAGCGGTTGGAGCGCCTGCGGAAGATGCTCACGATCGAATAG